One stretch of Gadus chalcogrammus isolate NIFS_2021 chromosome 14, NIFS_Gcha_1.0, whole genome shotgun sequence DNA includes these proteins:
- the LOC130403083 gene encoding isocitrate dehydrogenase [NADP], mitochondrial-like: MAGYIRCLASVSRAATTNTLRSRSPAVLLASTGTSNQNRRQNRNYATKRIMVNSPVVEMDGDEMTRIIWEFIKEKLILSNVEVELKYFDLGLPYRDQTGDQVTVDSALATMKYNVAIKCATITPDEARVEEFKLKKMWKSPNGTIRNILGGTVFREPIICKNIPRLVPGWTQPITIGRHAFGDQYKATDFVIDKPGKFKMIFSPADGGKEKEWEVYDFPSGGCGMGMYNTDESITGFAHSCFQYAIQKKWPLYMSTKNTILKAYDGRFKDIFQVVFENNYKTEFDGLKIWYEHRLIDDMVAQMLKSSGGFVWACKNYDGDVQSDILAQGFGSLGLMSSVLVCPDGKTIEAEAAHGTVTRHYREHQLGKPTSTNPIASIFAWTRGLEHRGKLDGNQDLIKFCQTLERVCVETVERGVMTKDLAGCIHGLANCKLNQHYVTTSDFLDAIRTHLDKALGK, from the exons ATGGCAGGGTACATTAGATGTCTGGCCTCCGTCTCCAGAGCTGCGACCACGAATACTCTGCGCAGCAGAAGTCCTGCTGTGCTGCTGGCGTCTACAGGGACCAGCAATCAAAACCGGCGGCAGAACCGAAACT aTGCCACCAAGCGTATCATGGTGAACAGCCCTGTGGTCGAGATGGACGGAGACGAAATGACCCGCATCATCTGGGAGTTCATCAAAGAGAAG CTCATCCTATCAAATGTGGAGGTGGAGCTCAAGTACTTTGACCTGGGTCTGCCCTACCGCGACCAGACCGGGGACCAGGTGACCGTGGACTCTGCCCTGGCCACCATGAAGTACAACGTGGCGATCAAATGTGCGACCATCACCCCTGACGAGGCCAGGGTGGAGG AGTTCAAGCTGAAGAAGATGTGGAAGAGCCCAAACGGAACCATCCGGAACATCCTGGGCGGCACTGTGTTCCGCGAGCCAATCATCTGCAAGAACATCCCCCGTCTGGTTCCTGGTTGGACGCAACCAATCACCATTGGCAGACACGCGTTTGGGGATCAG TACAAGGCCACGGACTTCGTCATTGACAAGCCCGGCAAGTTCAAGATGATTTTCAGCCCAGcggatggagggaaggagaaggagtgggaGGTGTACGACTTCCCCTCTGGAGGCTGTGGAATGGGAATGTACAACACTGACGAG tccatCACTGGGTTCGCTCACAGCTGCTTCCAGTACGCCATCCAGAAGAAGTGGCCCCTCTACATGAGCACCAAGAACACCATCCTGAAGGCCTACGACGGCCGCTTCAAAGACATCTTCCAGGTGGTCTTCGAGAA tAACTACAAGACAGAGTTTGACGGGCTGAAGATCTGGTACGAGCATCGGCTCATCGACGACATGGTGGCCCAGATGCTGAAGTCATCCGGGGGCTTCGTCTGGGCCTGCAAGAACTACGACGGAGACGTGCAGTCGGACATCTTAGCTCAGG gcttCGGCTCTCTGGGTCTGATGTCGTCGGTGCTGGTGTGTCCCGATGGGAAGACCATCGAGGCCGAGGCAGCCCACGGCACCGTGACCAGACACTACCGAGAACATCAGCTG GGCAAACCAACGAGCACCAACCCCATCGCCAGCATATTCGCCTGGACCCGAGGACTGGAGCACAGAGGCAAACTGGACGGAAACCAAGATTTGATCAA GTTCTGTCAGACTCTGGAGAGGGTCTGTGTGGAAACTGTGGAGAGAGGCGTGATGACCAAGGACCTGGCCGGTTGCATCCATGGTTTGGCCAA CTGCAAGTTGAACCAACACTACGTGACCACCTCAGACTTCCTGGACGCCATCAGGACCCACCTGGACAAGGCTCTGGGGAAGTGA